The DNA segment AAAAGGGTTTAGGAATGGAGCCTATTCCGGAGCATAAGGCTTTAGCCTTGAGAGAGGTGTATCAGAACTTTTCAGAGGCTGATGCGCTTACAATCAAGGAAACAGAAAAAACAACCAACCACGATGTAAAGGCTGTAGAGTATTTTGTAAAGGATCGCCTGGAAAAATTGGGTTTGGGCCGGTTAAAGGAAATGGTTCATTTTGGTTTAACTTCTCAGGATGTAAACAATACTGCGATTCCGCTCAGCATGAAAGAAGCTTGTACCCAGGTTTACCTTCCTGCACTAGACAAACTAATTCAGGCCATTGAAACCAATGCTCATGATTGGATTTCGATAGCCATGTTGGCTCGTACCCACGGACAACCGGCATCGCCTACTAAGCTAGGCAAGGAAATGATGGTTTTTGTTGAGCGTCTGCAAGCCCAACGTAACCAGTTAATTCAGGTTCCTTATTCGGCTAAGTTTGGAGGAGCAACCGGGAATTTTAATGCCCATTCAGTGGCCTATCCTCAGGTAGATTGGGTTAATTTTTCCAACTATTTTGTCAATACTACCCTGGGTTTGAGCCGGTCTCAAACCACTACCCAAATTGAACATTACGACAATGTGGCCGCCTGGTGTCATGCGTTGGAACGTATCAACACCATATTAATAGATTTTTCCCGCGACATTTGGACTTACATTTCCATGGATTATTTCAAGCAGAAAATCAAGGAAGGTGAAGTGGGTTCGTCGGCAATGCCGCATAAAGTAAACCCGATTGATTTTGAAAATGCTGAGGGTAATTTGGGGATTTCCAATGCTTTGTTGGTGCATTTGGCCGCTAAGTTGCCAGTAAGTCGTTTGCAACGCGATTTGACCGATAGCACGGTGTTGCGTAACATAGGAATGCCGTTGGCTCATACTTTGATCGCTTTTAAGTCTTTGTTGAAAGGCATTGACAAGTTAATTGTAAACGAAGAAGCCATACAAGCCGATTTAGACGACAACTGGGCGGTGGTAGCCGAGGCCATACAAACCGTTTTGCGCAAAGAGGGAGTTCCCAACCCTTACGAGCAGCTCAAGCAACTGAGCCGAACCAATAAAAAACTGGGCCAAGCCGATTTCGAACAATTTATTGATAGCCTAAGCATCTCGGCAGAGCTCAAAGCTCAGTTAAAGGCAATAACTCCACAAAGGTATACGGGGGTGTTTTAAGGGGGTGTCGGAAGTCCTGAGTTTTCTGAATTTGAGCGGTTCTACAGCGATTTTCCATGCATTAGAATTTTAGTATAAAAAATGGACGGTATTTTTCATTTAACCCTTTTCAAGGAAAGATAGATTCCAATCATTATTTTGTGTTCAATTTCACCCTCCTATGTCCTTTTCATCAGACCATACTCTAACCATTATCGAAACCATGGAAAACTATATTTCCAGCGTAAGACCTTCGCCTGAAATAAGATCCAAGTTGGATCTGGGTTACGAAATCTTGGACCAATCGGTTATTCTTTTTGAAATACGCCCTAGATGGAGAAATCCGGATGAAATTATACATATTCCGTATGCCAAGGCCTCTTTTGTCAAAAGTAAAAATCTGTGGAAGGTTTATTGGATACGTGCAGATAGAAAGTGGTATCCCTATGATCCTAAATTAACTGTGAAGAAACTCCAGGATTTCCT comes from the Bacteroidia bacterium genome and includes:
- the purB gene encoding adenylosuccinate lyase is translated as MNYNTPLFCISPVDGRYSRQTRELSAFFSEFALMKYRVRVEMEYLLALSEEKGLGMEPIPEHKALALREVYQNFSEADALTIKETEKTTNHDVKAVEYFVKDRLEKLGLGRLKEMVHFGLTSQDVNNTAIPLSMKEACTQVYLPALDKLIQAIETNAHDWISIAMLARTHGQPASPTKLGKEMMVFVERLQAQRNQLIQVPYSAKFGGATGNFNAHSVAYPQVDWVNFSNYFVNTTLGLSRSQTTTQIEHYDNVAAWCHALERINTILIDFSRDIWTYISMDYFKQKIKEGEVGSSAMPHKVNPIDFENAEGNLGISNALLVHLAAKLPVSRLQRDLTDSTVLRNIGMPLAHTLIAFKSLLKGIDKLIVNEEAIQADLDDNWAVVAEAIQTVLRKEGVPNPYEQLKQLSRTNKKLGQADFEQFIDSLSISAELKAQLKAITPQRYTGVF
- a CDS encoding DUF3024 domain-containing protein is translated as MSFSSDHTLTIIETMENYISSVRPSPEIRSKLDLGYEILDQSVILFEIRPRWRNPDEIIHIPYAKASFVKSKNLWKVYWIRADRKWYPYDPKLTVKKLQDFLNLVDQDKYHAFKG